The genome window ATCAGGATTTACATCTAAAAAACCATTTGTATCTTGCCCAGAAGCACCCGTTGCAATAAAGTCAATTGTAATAGTTTCGGTAGTTGTAAATACGGCGATTTGTTTTTGTTGAACTATTTCCACTTGAGTCTTTACAGAAGCCATAGTACCTTTTAATCCCTGTTGGGCAGTGTTTATTCTCATGATATAATCAAAACTACCTGAATTTAAATAAACGGAAGATTCAACGATATAGTCTCCTGGAGGTAATGATAAATTGTTACCTGATAAAAAGGCTCCGTCTATAGTATTAAAACCGATAGATGCATAATTAAATGTTTCTAGAGTCGTTGCTCCTACGTTTACCTTAGTACTTGCAAATGTTGCAAAAAGAGTACCGAATTTTTTTAATTGATCTTGCTGGTCTATAACTTTAACCCACTTAACAAGAGGTGCACTCCAGTAGTAAAAACCTACAGATACATCACTAACAACAGTTGTATTGAAAACAAATAAACTATTAGCAGAACTTGCAATAGTTGTAACATCAGTTGTGCTCGTCAGTGCTACTCTAGGAACTAGAATTCCTTTATCAGAGGAAGATACGTCTAACATACTTGAAGAGTCTGGAATATCTGTATTAACACCTACTTGTGCCTTTAGTTGTAGTGATAAAGACAGCAGGAATACCGTAATAAATAAATGTTATTTCATGTTAACAATTATAATAAGGTAAATGTATGGTGTACACCTAGTTGCATCCTTTAAAAGATCATAATTTTATTCTGTTTTCGTTGTAAACAATAATTAAAACGACGAACTGCATCCATCAATAAAAGAGCTAATTTGGAAATATTATAAAATTTATTGTTTAGAAAGAATTGAGGTTTAACTTCAATGAAAAGAATGCTTTAAAAGGGTTCGTTTTAGCCTTGATTGAAGAGGTGACTACCGGGAAGAGAATCCGGATTACTTCAAACATTTAAAATAATCAAAAGGCTCGAGGCAATCTTCACATTGAAACATCGCTTTACAAGCGGTAGAACCAAACTGACTCACTAATTTTGTATTCTTAGAACCGCAATTAGTACATTTTACCAGCTTTTTCTCGTTAAGAAGCACATCTTTGTCTGCAGACTCGCCCAGTGGTGCGGCGATACCATATTTCTCCAATGCTTTGCGACCTCGCTCCGTAATCCAGTCTGTTGTCCATGGTGGGCTCATGATTAATTGAACATGAACGGTATATCCATGAGCGGCAAATGCGCTTTCCAGATCATCACCTATCACATCCATTGCTGGACAACCACTATAAGTAGGCGTGAGCTTTATGGTTATTTCTTTCCCTTCTACCTCAACATCTCTAATCACACCCAGATCTACCACGTTAAGTACGGGTATTTCTGGATCCATAACGGATTCTAAAATTTTTAGAAGGTCTGGCGATATGTTGAAGGTTTGAATCATAATGAATATCGAATATTGATTAACGAATAAGGAATATTGAAATTTTGATTTAAGAATTTTTAGTCTTAGATGTTTTTATACTGGCTACGAAGATTGAAATCAATTGGTTGTTTTCATCAATTAACCTATCAACATCTGTACTATTCTTAATGAGTGCGGCTCCTTTTTGAATTTTAAGATTGACCATCGATTCTCTCAACTCTTTTAGTGCAATTTTCATCTTGTGTAAAAAATCTTTATGTGATTCAGCGCTTTGCGCTTCTCCATAATTAAGAGCTGCTGCAGTTGAACTTCTTATCAATTGCTTGCATAAATGGTTTGCTGTGTAGCTATTATTCATTGAATGGTCTGCAACTTTAATAATGTCCACAGAAAACTGAATCAAGCGAGTTTCTATATCAAACTTCATATTTTCTTATTTCATTTCGTTATTCAGTGTTCCATAATCGATATTCGATATTCACTTACCATTTTGAATCTGGATACGTGCGTTGCATGTACTGCATCTCAGTAAGGATAAATCCCATATGCTCGCTGTGCAATCCTTCTTTGCCTCCTTTTTGAAAGTATTCTACTTCTGGTATATCTAGTGTTGCCGTAGTGAGTAATTCATTTAGCTTTTGATAGTAGAGATCACGAAATGGCAACATATCTGGTGCTACTCCAGCTGCAATCATCGCATCATCTGCGGTGGTAGTTTGAAAGAGTTCATCGGTATAAATCCAAAGATCATTTACAGCTTCTTGAACACGGCTCTTGCTTTCTTCTGTTCCGTCACCTAAACGTTTTAACCAGTCTCCTGAAAAACGCTCGTGATAACTTGCCTCTTTAATTCCTTTAAAAGCCAGGGCTCTCAAAGTTTCATCGGCGCTTTGTTGTAAAGCATTTAGAAACATTTTATTGTACACATCAAAGAAAAACTGACGTACCACCACGTAACCGAAATCTGTATTAGGTTGTTCTAAAAGCAATACGCTTCTATATTCTCGTTCTTTTCTCAAGAAAGCGATATCGTCCTCCGTAGATTTATCTCCTCTCAACTGAGCGATATATTGATAATAGCTACGTACCTGTCCCAACATATCTAAAGAAATATTAGTCAATGCAATATCTGGCTCTAAATTAGGTCCATGACCACAGAGTTCTCCTAATCGCTGTCCTAGAATCAGGTAATTATCTGCAACACCTAGTAGGTAGTTTATTAAATGTTCTTTGTTTTGTGATGATTCCAAAAATTTTGGATTCAACTCCTTTATCGGTTGTTTCATATCAATGAAATGATTAAAAAATCAAAACGAAAATCAAAATCAATTTTGAGGACGCTTATTTTTGGTTCTTAATAATTGTTGCAACTATTTTACTGAGCTGTAAAGATTCATCTACTAGATTTGTTTGGTCGTTTTTTAAAAGACCGGCTTTAAGTTATTCTTACCTTCTTTTAATTCCTTTAAACAAATCCTAAGTTTATTAATCTTGTCTTTACTAGTTCCTGCAACAGCAAACTCTCCGTAACTTGAAGCAGCACTTCCTGAGGAACGGATAAGTTGTTCCGCATGCTATTTTGACGCGTATGTTTTTATCGGAAAATCAAATTCTCTAACCACATTGGCTGCAAATAGTATCAATCTATCTTCTACATCATAAGGTTTTTCACTCATTATGATTTGATTTTAGTTTTGATTTTCCTTTTCCTTTTAAAACTACATATGCTTCAGCTCATCAGGTAACTCATAAAAAGTAGGATGTCTATATACCTTATCTGTTGCAGGCTCAAATAATTCGCCACTTGCCTCTGGACTGCTGGCTGTAATATTATTGGATTCGACCACCCAAATACTGACACCTTCGTTTCTACGGGTGTAAACATCTCGGGCATTATTCATTGCCATCTCAGCATCTTCAGCATGCAGACTACCGCAATGTCTGTGTTCTAGTCCGTTTTTAGATCGTATAAAAACTTCCCAAAGTGGCGTTTCTTGACTCATATTTTCAATTTTCACTTCATTAAATAGCTCCTCCGTCCTCCGACGGAGTGTGTTCCGCTGTTTCGGCAGAGTGTGTTCCGCGGTTTCGGCGGAATGCGTTCCGCCGTTACGCTGCTTGCGCCGGTTTCGGCAGAGTGTGTTTCGCGGTTTCGGCGGAATACGTTCCGCCGTTACGCTGCTTGCGCCGGTTTCGGCAGAGTGTGTTCCGCTGTTTCGGCGGAATGCGTTCCGCGGTTTCGGCGGAATGCGTTCCGCCGTTACACTGCTTGCGCAGTTTGTTGTTTTCTATTTTTCTGTTTGGACGCATAAGCAGTTGCAGCTTCACGTACCCAAGATCCATTCTCCCAAGCATTGCGACGGTCGTCTAATCGCTTTTTATTCATAGGTCCGTGACCTTTTACCACTTGCCAAAATTCGTCCCAATTAATCTCTCCAAAATCATAATTTCCTTTCTCGTCATTCCATTTTAAATCTGCATCTGGAATGGTCAGTCCTAAAAGTTCTGCTTGTGGAACTGTCTGGTCAATAAACTGCTGGCGCAACTCGTCGTTGGTCTTGCGCTTTAACTTCCACTTCATAGATTGCTCTGTATGCGTGCTTGCCGCATCTGTAGGACCTAACATCATTAATGATGGCCACCACCAACGATTCAATGCATCTTGAGCCATTTCTTTTTGTTCTTCAGTACCATTACAAAGCGACAGCATGATTTCATAACCTTGTCTCTGATGAAAACTTTCTTCCTTACATACGCGCACCATTGCGCGAGCATAGGGTCCAAAAGAAGTACTACACAATGGGACTTGATTGATAATCGCAGCTCCATCTACCA of Nonlabens sp. Ci31 contains these proteins:
- the paaA gene encoding 1,2-phenylacetyl-CoA epoxidase subunit PaaA; this translates as MSEAEIKSLEAQFDAKIARDEKIEPKDWMPEKYRKTHIRQISQHAHSEIVGMLPEGNWITRAPSLRRKVALLAKVQDEAGHGLYLYSACETLGITREQMYEDLHSGKAKYSSIFNYPTMTWADMGTIGWLVDGAAIINQVPLCSTSFGPYARAMVRVCKEESFHQRQGYEIMLSLCNGTEEQKEMAQDALNRWWWPSLMMLGPTDAASTHTEQSMKWKLKRKTNDELRQQFIDQTVPQAELLGLTIPDADLKWNDEKGNYDFGEINWDEFWQVVKGHGPMNKKRLDDRRNAWENGSWVREAATAYASKQKNRKQQTAQAV
- a CDS encoding four helix bundle protein codes for the protein MKFDIETRLIQFSVDIIKVADHSMNNSYTANHLCKQLIRSSTAAALNYGEAQSAESHKDFLHKMKIALKELRESMVNLKIQKGAALIKNSTDVDRLIDENNQLISIFVASIKTSKTKNS
- the paaC gene encoding 1,2-phenylacetyl-CoA epoxidase subunit PaaC, with protein sequence MKQPIKELNPKFLESSQNKEHLINYLLGVADNYLILGQRLGELCGHGPNLEPDIALTNISLDMLGQVRSYYQYIAQLRGDKSTEDDIAFLRKEREYRSVLLLEQPNTDFGYVVVRQFFFDVYNKMFLNALQQSADETLRALAFKGIKEASYHERFSGDWLKRLGDGTEESKSRVQEAVNDLWIYTDELFQTTTADDAMIAAGVAPDMLPFRDLYYQKLNELLTTATLDIPEVEYFQKGGKEGLHSEHMGFILTEMQYMQRTYPDSKW
- the paaD gene encoding 1,2-phenylacetyl-CoA epoxidase subunit PaaD, yielding MIQTFNISPDLLKILESVMDPEIPVLNVVDLGVIRDVEVEGKEITIKLTPTYSGCPAMDVIGDDLESAFAAHGYTVHVQLIMSPPWTTDWITERGRKALEKYGIAAPLGESADKDVLLNEKKLVKCTNCGSKNTKLVSQFGSTACKAMFQCEDCLEPFDYFKCLK
- the paaB gene encoding 1,2-phenylacetyl-CoA epoxidase subunit PaaB codes for the protein MSQETPLWEVFIRSKNGLEHRHCGSLHAEDAEMAMNNARDVYTRRNEGVSIWVVESNNITASSPEASGELFEPATDKVYRHPTFYELPDELKHM